ATGCGCGCCTCAACGGAATGACCGAGTCCGAGGAGTTCGTATTCCGGAACGTAGCGCTGTACCTCGTCCCGTATTTGAAATGGGTGCTCGACGACGCCGTCGCGCGCGGGTATTCGACCCTGTACTTCATCTCCCGCGACGGCCATCACATGAAGGCGGTCGCAGACGCGATCATTGAGGCCAACGGCCTCCCGCTCCGTACCGCATACATCTACGGATCCCGTCGCGCGTGGCGGCTCGCGTCGCAGATCGACGGCATCGACGACGATACGTTCGCGGGACACGGCAGCTTCGGCGGCATCCGATCGTTCAGCTCCCTCGTCGAAGCGAGCCGCCTCAACCGGGAGGAACTGCTCGAGCTGTTCCCCGAGTTCGAGCAGTACGAGAAGGTGGGAACATTCGACGGCTATACAGCGGGCAACATCGTGGCTGCACTCAAGTCGTCGGCCGCCTACCGGCGGCGACTCAGCGAGATTGCCAAGGATGATCGCGAAGTCGTGACCGACTACCTCCGGCAGGAGATCGACCCCGGCGAACGATTCGCCTTCGTCGAATACTGGGGCCGCGGCTATACCCAGGACTGTCTCGCACGGCTGCTTGAGCATGCGGCGGGGCGCCCAGTCGAGACTCCGTTCTACTATGCGCGGAGCATCTATCCCACCGAGGGCGCGAGCATTCGACACAACTACACCGCCGCGTCGGAGTCGCTGCTGCTCATCGAGGCGATCTTCGCGAACTTGCCGTATGGCACAACTGAGGGCTATCGGCGTGCGGGTGGGCGGATCGTCCCGGTGTACCGCGAGCGGCAGTACGACGTCGAACTCTTCGAAGCTACGACGCCGAGGCTCGTCGAGTTCGTGAAACAAACCATGGGTCTCCCGTTCTACGACGAGGACCGGCTCTGGCGTGACGCCTTCAGATTCGGGTTCGAGCACTTCCGCATCAACCCGACCGCTGACGTCTACCAGACGAACCTCGCAACCCTCAGGGATGCGGTGGAGCTGGGCGGCATCGAACGGGAGTTCGCCCCGAAGTTCCGCGTCACCGATTTCGTGGCCTACCTGCGAGGCAAACCCATCGGGGAGATCACCCGATCGCTGCCGTTGTCGCTCGCTCGCTCGCGGGGACCGGGCCAGGGGCTGCTCCGGCTCCAGCGGGAGGTCGGATTCCGGCGCGTCTGGAAACGGAGCATCGCTCGACTCCAGGAGGCCACCGATCGCCTGGTCGGTTCTGCAGGTGCCGACCCAGTCGCGCGACCGGCGAATCCGCCCGTCGTCGTCGGACAGCCCGGTGCGGACCGAGTGAACCCCCGATCCGGCACCGAGGTGCGTTGACATGAATGTGAAACAGTCGGCGGCACGACGCGTTCGGCGTTACCTTTCGGCCCCAGTGACCGCGCCGCGAGTCAATCTCATCGCGAACCCGCGATTCGCCGCCGCAGGAGGAGTCGGCTCATCGCCCGACCGCTACTACGTGCACGTCAACAACACCGTTGAGATCTCTATTGACTGGTCGGCCGAGAGCGGCGGGCGCTCGCTCAAGGTCGAGGGTCTGACCGGCAGTTTCGACACCCATTTCGCGCCTGAAGGTCGTGACGGTGCCTTCAGAACGGGGCTCGCACCCGGCCGAACGTATCGAGCGAGCGCAGTCGTCTACGTTCCGAAGCGGCTGACCGGTCAGCTCGCGAAGACTCGGCTCTCGATCTCGCCGGGTTGGGAGATCGCCGGCGTCAAGCATTGGAACCCCGACCCATCCGACTCGGCCGACGACGCGCCGGGAGTACACCTCATCACCCACGAATTCACGGTGCCTGCGACCGCCACCGGGGCCTGGATCCGTTACGTCTCGGGCATGGCGGCCGGCGGCGGAGTCGTCTATTGGGATCGTCTGTCGCTGGTCGATGCCGAACAGGCGCTCACGTATTTCGACGGTCGGATGCGCCCGACGGACTTTCACGAGTTCAGTTGGCAGGGCGTGGCGGACGCGTCGCCATCGGTGCGGAAGTTGCGACCGCTGCCCGACATCGTCGGCTCCGCGACCGATCTGCCTTCGCTCGCGCGCAAGATGCTCGCCGGTCTCGATGACGAGGTCGAGCGAAGAGCGATCGAGACGTGGGTTCGACGCCGGCACGACTCAGATCGAGAGTCGAACTACTTCGCTGGCCTGCTCGCAGCGGCGCGTGGCGAGGTCGACCGCGCCCGACGCGAGTTCACGCTCGCGCTCGCGAGCACAGCTCACCCGGATTCCGTTCATCTCGAGCTGGGGCGACTCGCGGTGAGGGCCGGAGAACTCGCGCGCGCGTCCACGGAGTTCGAAGCTGTCACCGATGGTGAACACCGACCCGAGGCGCTCTTCCGTCGCGCCGCTATCGCCGACAAGCGCGGTGACCTCGCTGCGTCGAAGCGCCTTTCGATCGAGGGCGGCCGTGCCGACGACGGATTGCCCTTCGACATCGGCCGCGCGCTCGATGCGGATCCAAAGGCGATGTGGGTGCGCCGCGAGCTCGGCATCTTCGTCAGGGACCACCTGGACGAGATCCGGGCGCGAGCGGCCGACCCCGTCCGCTCTGATTCACCGATGTCGGCCGACGAACATCCTCCGGTCTTCACCTATTGGCACCAGGGATTCAGAGAGGCTCCCGCCCTCGTGCGGCGGTGTCACGAATCGATGAAGCAGCACACGGCGCCCGGGCGGCTGCACGAGCTCGACGCCTCGAACGTGAGCTTCTATTCGCATCTTCCGGCGCAGGTGATCCGCGACGTCGGCACGAACTACACACACCTCTCGGACTTGATTCGGCTCGATGTCCTCAGCAGGTTCGGCGGAGTCTGGCTTGACGCGACGTGCTTGCTCACTGGCGACGCTATCAACTCCGAGCCGTCGCTCACGCGACAGGAGTTCTTCGTCTTCAACTACTCGGGCCCACGCATCGGTACCTGGTTCATGGCCTCGCGACCTGGCGCATACAGCACGGTGATGCTCCGTGAAGCGTTGCTCCTCTGGTGGGAACGCGAGCGTCGCCTGCTCGACTATTTCCAGTTGCACTACACGCACGAGATGCTCTACTGGTTCGATGAGCGGTTCGCCGCCGAGTGGGACGCGTCTGAGCACCGGCATCCGCGGGCGGCGCTCGCTGTGCAGGGGGCACTCCATGCTCCGAACCATGGCGGACTCTTCGAACGACTGCTCACTGATTCGTGGGTCCACAAGCTCACCTACAAACACGACATCGCACGCGCCGGCGTCGACAGCATCGCTGGTTCGATTGTGCGTGGCGAAGCGAGCCAGTTCGAGTACCGTACCGAGGAATGACGTGGCGGCGCATCGCGCGCAACTCCCGAAATCAATTGGGGCAATTCATGCGTGCACGGTGAGTCTGATCGCGGAGCTCGAGAAGCGGCAGGCGTGAGCTCCAACGAAAAGGCCGATCCAGTTGGCCCCGGAGTACCGTGAACCCACTTCGCTCGTTCAATGCTCGTCGTTGGTAGCGTGGACCCACGCCGAAGAAAGGGACCAGCACGCATGTTTGTGGCGATCGACAACACCCCGCGCGATTACGCGTGGGGCTCCACGACGGCGATCGCCGCGTTTCGAGGGACCGAGGAATCCGGCGCGCCCGAGGCCGAGCTCTGGCTCGGAGCGCACCCGGGTTCGCCGGCTCGCATGCTCGATGCGGCATCCGTCGGGCACGCCGATCTCGCGGCTTGGATCGAGGCCGACCCCGAGCAGGCGCTCGGTGCCCGTCTCGCCGCCGAGGGTGCGCGCCTCCCGTTCCTCCTGAAGGTGCTGGCAGCGGCCGCGCCGCTGTCGCTGCAGGCGCACCCCACGCCCGCCCAGGCTCGCGCCGGGTACGCCCGCGAGGAGGCCGACGGCGTGCCGCTCGCGGCATACGACCGCAATTACAAGGACGAGTTCCACAAGCCCGAGCTGATCGTCGCGGTGAGCGACACCTTCGACGCGCTCTCGGGCTTCCGTCCGCTGAGCGAGGTGCAGGGCGTGCTCGAGGTGCTGCGGGCAGCGGATGCCGCGGCCGAAGAGCCCGACCCCGGTGCACTCGACCTGCTCGAGGCCCGCCTGTCGGGGGAGCACGCCCTCAGCGACACGGTGGAGTGGTTGCTGCGCGACGGCCGCGGCGGCGACACCGGAGAAGCGTCATGGGTCATCGACCGGGTCACGGCGCTCGCAGCGTCCGCGACCGCGCTCGCCTCTCCGTACGCGCTCTCGTTCGAGACGGTCGGCGCACTCGCCGAGGCCTACCCCGGCGACCCGGGCGTCGTCATCTCGTTGCTGCTGAACCGGGTGCGCCTCGTTCGCGGCGAGGCGCTCTACCTCGCGGCCGGCAACGTCCACGCCTACCTCGACGGCCTCGGCATCGAGCTCATGGCGGCCAGCGACAACGTGCTGCGCGGCGGCCTCACGCCGAAGCACATCGACGTCGCGGAACTGCTCGACGTGCTCGACTTCACGCCGATCACCGCGCCCTACCTCACCCCGGTCGAGATCTCGCCCGGAGTGACGGTGTACCGGCCCGGCGTGCCGGACTTCGAGCTGTACCGGGTCGAACCCGCGACGCAGGTCGCACGGGTCGTGCTCGATGGGCCGGCGATCGTGGTCGTCGAGGGCGACGGCGTCGTCATCGGCGGCGGCACCGGGGCATCCGTCGCGCTCGGGCGCGGTGAGTCGGTCTACGTCACGCCGGACGAGCGAACGCTCGAGATCAGCGGCGCGGGCATCGCGTGGATCGCGACGACGGGGCCAGGGGCGCCTTCCGCGACCTAGGAGGCGACTCGCATGCCGAAGAGCCTGCGGTACGCCGTCGGCGTCGTCTGCAGCACCTTCACGAAGTGGTGGCGCATGACGGCTGCGGCGCCGAAGCCCGTGTCGCGGGCGATCTCCTCGAGGGTGAACGAGGTCTCCTCGAGCAGCTGCTGGGCGCGCAGCAGCCGCTGACGGTTGAGCCAGGCGTTGGGCGTCGTGCCGGTCTCGGCCCGGAACCGTCGCGCGAACGTGCGCGGCGACATGAGCGCCTTGCGGGCGAGCAGGTCGACGGTCAGATCTTCGTCGAGGTGCTCGACCATCCACTCGGTGATCTTCGCGAAGGAGTCGCTGCGGCATTCGGCGATGGGCGACTGGATGAACTGCGACTGGCCGCCGTCGCGCTGCGGCGGCACGACCATGCGACGGGCGATCATGTTCGCGGCGCTCGCTCCGAGCTCGGTGCGCACGATGTGGAGTGCTGCGTCGATGCCTGCCGCAGTGCCCGCACCGGTGACGACCTTGCCGTCCTGCACGAAGAGCACGTCGGCGTCGACGTCGGCCCGGGGGAACATCTCGGCGAGGCGCTCGGTGTACATCCAGTGCGTCGTCGCCCTGCGGCCGTCGAGCACGCCGGCGCGTCCGAGCGTGAAGGCGCCCGAGCAGACCGAGAGCACCCACGCGCCTCGCGCGACCGCCTCGCGCAGCACCTGGGAGACGCGCTCATCGACGGGTTCGTCGATGAGCGCGGCAGGTACCGCGACCAGGTCGGCAGTGCGGGCGAAGTCGAGCCCCTCGTGTACGACGATGTCGAAGCCGAGCTTCGTGGGGATGGGGCCGGGGTCGGCCGCGACGACGTGGAAGTCGAACGTCGGGCCGCCGGTGTCGCTGCGGTCGATGCCGAACACCTCGCAGATCACGCCGAATTCGAACGGCGCCATCTGCGGCATGGCGATGCAGGCGATGGTCTGGAGCACGGCGGCCTCCGATGGCAGGAATCGATCGTTTGATGTCCACTCTGCCACTTTCGGCAGTATGTCTCAAGTCATAGATTTACTGCCATGACCACGATCATCTTCCTCGTCCTCGCGGGACTCGCCATCTGGGGCGTGCTCGCCACCGTGCTCCGCCTCGACACCGATGGCTACGGTCGACCCGAGATCCGCGACCGCAACCGTCACGCCGAACACCAGCCCACCCGGCCCGCCTGATCGTCTCCGGGCGCAGTCGGAGCTCCGCCCGGATACGATCGACTCCGGCGGGGAGGTACCCCGCCGGAAGGTGGGAACATGAGCTGGCTGGTCACCGGGGGAGCGGGCTACATCGGCGCGCACGTCGTGCGCGCATTCGAGGCCCAGGGCATCGGGGCCGTCGTGCTCGATGACCTCTCGTCGGGAAAGACCGACTTCGTTCCCCAGGGCACACCGATCGTCCACGGCAGCATCCTCGACGGGGCGGCGATCGAACGGGCGATCGAAGAGCACGGCGTCACCGGCGTCGTGCACCTCGCGGGGTTCAAGTACGCGGGGGTCTCGGTCGAGCGGCCGCTGCACACCTACCGTCAGAACGTCACCGGCACCACGACGCTGCTCGCGGCGATGGAGTCGAAGGGCGTCGATCGCATCGTGTTCTCGTCGAGCGCAGCGGTCTACGGCACCCCTGACGTCGACCTCGTGACGGAGGCCACGCCGAAGCACCCGGAATCGCCGTACGGCGAGTCCAAGCTCATCGGCGAGTGGCTGCTGGCCGACCAGGCGAAGGCCTCGGGTCTGCGTCACACGAGCCTGCGCTACTTCAACGTCGTCGGGTCGGGCACGCCGGACGTCTTCGACGTGAGCCCGCACAACCTCTTCCCCCTGGTGTTCGACGCCCTCCTCGCGGGGCGCACCCCGCGCATCAACGGCGGCGACTACCCGACACCCGACGGCACCTGCGTCCGTGACTACATCCACGTCGCCGACCTGGCAGACGCGCACGTCGTCGCCGCGCGTCGTCTCGACGCCGGCGACAGCCTCGAGCCGGTCTACAACCTCGGCTCCGGAGACGGCGTCTCGGTCGGCGAGATCATGCGGGCGGTCGCCGAGGTCACCGGCATCGAATTCGCGCCCGAGGTCGGCCCGCGCCGCGTCGGGGACCCCGCCCGCATCGTCTCCTCCGGCGAACTGGCGGCCCGCGACCTCGATTGGCGGATGCGCCACACCCTCACCGAGATGGTCGAGAGCGCCTGGCAGGCCCGCCGCGCGGCATCCGATTCATAACGTCTGGTCATCGTCCCGGCGTGTCGAGCGGGTCATCAAGCCTCGACGGTGGATTGAGGGTTTACCATCTGCGACTTGACTCACGGGAATTACACCGGTGTAATTGGTCGTGACACACCCTCTGGGTGGTCGGTACAACTGGGTGGGAGACGATATGAGCAATCCTGAATATCGTTCTGGAGTACCTGACGATTGGTTCGTCGATCCGGTCAGGCTGGGCGTTCCGGGGGTTCGTTCGGTCTCAGACG
The DNA window shown above is from Agromyces cerinus and carries:
- the galE gene encoding UDP-glucose 4-epimerase GalE; this encodes MSWLVTGGAGYIGAHVVRAFEAQGIGAVVLDDLSSGKTDFVPQGTPIVHGSILDGAAIERAIEEHGVTGVVHLAGFKYAGVSVERPLHTYRQNVTGTTTLLAAMESKGVDRIVFSSSAAVYGTPDVDLVTEATPKHPESPYGESKLIGEWLLADQAKASGLRHTSLRYFNVVGSGTPDVFDVSPHNLFPLVFDALLAGRTPRINGGDYPTPDGTCVRDYIHVADLADAHVVAARRLDAGDSLEPVYNLGSGDGVSVGEIMRAVAEVTGIEFAPEVGPRRVGDPARIVSSGELAARDLDWRMRHTLTEMVESAWQARRAASDS
- a CDS encoding GlxA family transcriptional regulator, whose amino-acid sequence is MLQTIACIAMPQMAPFEFGVICEVFGIDRSDTGGPTFDFHVVAADPGPIPTKLGFDIVVHEGLDFARTADLVAVPAALIDEPVDERVSQVLREAVARGAWVLSVCSGAFTLGRAGVLDGRRATTHWMYTERLAEMFPRADVDADVLFVQDGKVVTGAGTAAGIDAALHIVRTELGASAANMIARRMVVPPQRDGGQSQFIQSPIAECRSDSFAKITEWMVEHLDEDLTVDLLARKALMSPRTFARRFRAETGTTPNAWLNRQRLLRAQQLLEETSFTLEEIARDTGFGAAAVMRHHFVKVLQTTPTAYRRLFGMRVAS
- the manA gene encoding mannose-6-phosphate isomerase, class I; the protein is MFVAIDNTPRDYAWGSTTAIAAFRGTEESGAPEAELWLGAHPGSPARMLDAASVGHADLAAWIEADPEQALGARLAAEGARLPFLLKVLAAAAPLSLQAHPTPAQARAGYAREEADGVPLAAYDRNYKDEFHKPELIVAVSDTFDALSGFRPLSEVQGVLEVLRAADAAAEEPDPGALDLLEARLSGEHALSDTVEWLLRDGRGGDTGEASWVIDRVTALAASATALASPYALSFETVGALAEAYPGDPGVVISLLLNRVRLVRGEALYLAAGNVHAYLDGLGIELMAASDNVLRGGLTPKHIDVAELLDVLDFTPITAPYLTPVEISPGVTVYRPGVPDFELYRVEPATQVARVVLDGPAIVVVEGDGVVIGGGTGASVALGRGESVYVTPDERTLEISGAGIAWIATTGPGAPSAT
- a CDS encoding capsular polysaccharide synthesis protein, encoding MHVNNTVEISIDWSAESGGRSLKVEGLTGSFDTHFAPEGRDGAFRTGLAPGRTYRASAVVYVPKRLTGQLAKTRLSISPGWEIAGVKHWNPDPSDSADDAPGVHLITHEFTVPATATGAWIRYVSGMAAGGGVVYWDRLSLVDAEQALTYFDGRMRPTDFHEFSWQGVADASPSVRKLRPLPDIVGSATDLPSLARKMLAGLDDEVERRAIETWVRRRHDSDRESNYFAGLLAAARGEVDRARREFTLALASTAHPDSVHLELGRLAVRAGELARASTEFEAVTDGEHRPEALFRRAAIADKRGDLAASKRLSIEGGRADDGLPFDIGRALDADPKAMWVRRELGIFVRDHLDEIRARAADPVRSDSPMSADEHPPVFTYWHQGFREAPALVRRCHESMKQHTAPGRLHELDASNVSFYSHLPAQVIRDVGTNYTHLSDLIRLDVLSRFGGVWLDATCLLTGDAINSEPSLTRQEFFVFNYSGPRIGTWFMASRPGAYSTVMLREALLLWWERERRLLDYFQLHYTHEMLYWFDERFAAEWDASEHRHPRAALAVQGALHAPNHGGLFERLLTDSWVHKLTYKHDIARAGVDSIAGSIVRGEASQFEYRTEE